The proteins below come from a single Asanoa ferruginea genomic window:
- a CDS encoding DUF2231 domain-containing protein codes for MLNQILGIPAHPLIIHAAVVFIPLLCLAAVVYALVPKVRGKIGWATLALAVVAPVAAFLATQSGEDLQARLVAAGFSPEILDKVSQHQSYGDRTWWFTLALGIVTLVMLFITSGSRRVPHLPVWVNLAFSVVIIALAVATGIYVFLTGDSGAHAVWEGAVP; via the coding sequence GTGTTGAACCAGATACTGGGCATACCGGCCCACCCCCTGATCATCCACGCGGCCGTGGTCTTCATCCCGTTGCTCTGCCTCGCCGCCGTGGTTTACGCGCTGGTTCCCAAGGTTCGCGGCAAAATCGGCTGGGCCACCCTCGCCCTCGCCGTCGTCGCACCAGTCGCGGCCTTTCTCGCGACGCAGTCCGGTGAAGACCTCCAGGCCCGCCTCGTCGCCGCCGGCTTCTCCCCCGAAATTCTCGACAAGGTCAGCCAGCACCAGAGCTACGGCGACCGCACCTGGTGGTTCACTCTCGCGCTGGGCATCGTGACGCTCGTCATGCTCTTCATCACCAGCGGCAGCCGCCGGGTGCCGCACCTGCCGGTCTGGGTCAACCTGGCGTTCAGCGTGGTGATCATCGCGCTCGCCGTCGCGACCGGCATCTACGTCTTCCTCACCGGCGACAGCGGCGCGCACGCGGTCTGGGAAGGCGCCGTCCCCTAA
- a CDS encoding FmdB family zinc ribbon protein: MPTYQYACTECGHQLEAVQSFKDEPLSVCPECEGRLRKVFNSVGIVFKGSGFYRTDSRNGVNGGDTKVKSESKSDGKSESKTETKTESKPKSEPAKAATSTPASSS; this comes from the coding sequence GTGCCGACCTACCAGTACGCCTGCACCGAGTGCGGACACCAGCTCGAGGCCGTCCAGTCGTTCAAGGACGAGCCGCTGAGCGTGTGCCCCGAGTGCGAGGGCCGCCTGCGTAAGGTCTTCAACTCGGTCGGCATCGTGTTCAAGGGCTCCGGCTTTTACCGCACCGACTCGCGCAACGGGGTCAACGGCGGCGACACCAAGGTCAAGTCCGAGTCCAAGTCCGACGGCAAGTCGGAGTCGAAGACCGAGACCAAGACCGAGTCCAAGCCGAAGTCAGAGCCGGCCAAGGCGGCCACGAGCACGCCGGCGTCGTCGAGCTAA
- a CDS encoding GGDEF domain-containing protein has product MTLRGRLTAAFLAVVLGPVLLGALFVGGTVSAVGRDRAVDRLGVAATAVRTSVSSLCLQLQAAADAVAVTADPARQTDIASQVVARGLASGVVVENADGVPRLRTPGSPARPWADCARPTDAGPFLGLAVGIETRDAAGAPLGVIWATHDLDAAMIGRLGGATGTAVTLLQGGSAVHSTESPGALADVVAAAAGVRGDNVAETAGGRFVRRVGPSAGQPLPLVLSVPAGEPQALYGLLVAAVVLAGLFAVGAAWWLARTTTRPLAELAGAADRAAGGDLAARVPVRGRDEVGRLAVAFNRMTRETQAYVRALTTSRDQLRGHLAVLGDTLSSTHDLQRILQVILETARAATGASGGVVLLLDPATGTLVGQCGLAVDVAGRRVPVGEGLLGWVAATGLPRRGRVDRDGPSLSPFEPRCRTYVAVPFNVAGPVTDPVPVPGVQPAEPPTASGVLALYDRLGSDEFDDADLITLRTFAGQAAVAVDNVRVHQEAQRLSLTDPLTGLWNYRYLRESIRREVERASRFGRMLAVLALDLDRFKEVNDTYGHAAGDAVLLEFAGRIRGVVREVDLAFRQGGEEFVVLLPETDADGAATVAQRLGAAVRDEPIEVEGTGGIEVTVSIGIAVFPSHATTVQAVLDAADDALYAAKAAGRDGYRTAPGERPTMAEIKVTSGAVPPDGNLPRAGGTGPIRPAGGASSGTQPPRQTRGG; this is encoded by the coding sequence GTGACACTGCGCGGGCGGCTGACCGCCGCGTTCCTGGCCGTCGTGCTGGGACCGGTGCTGCTCGGTGCGCTCTTCGTCGGCGGCACGGTGAGCGCCGTCGGCCGGGACCGCGCGGTTGACCGGCTCGGCGTCGCGGCGACCGCGGTGCGCACCTCGGTCAGCTCCCTCTGCCTACAGCTACAGGCCGCCGCCGACGCGGTCGCGGTGACCGCCGACCCGGCCCGCCAGACCGACATCGCCAGCCAGGTGGTCGCCCGCGGGCTCGCCTCCGGCGTCGTGGTCGAGAACGCGGACGGCGTACCCCGGCTGCGCACGCCCGGATCTCCGGCCCGTCCGTGGGCCGACTGCGCGCGGCCCACGGACGCCGGCCCGTTCCTGGGCCTCGCCGTCGGGATCGAGACGCGGGACGCGGCCGGTGCGCCGCTCGGAGTGATCTGGGCGACCCATGACCTCGACGCCGCCATGATCGGCCGGCTCGGTGGCGCCACCGGCACCGCGGTGACCCTGCTCCAGGGCGGGTCCGCGGTGCACAGCACCGAGTCGCCGGGTGCGCTCGCCGACGTGGTCGCCGCTGCTGCCGGGGTACGCGGTGACAACGTCGCCGAGACCGCCGGTGGCCGGTTCGTTCGCCGCGTCGGCCCGTCCGCCGGCCAGCCGCTGCCGCTGGTGCTCTCGGTGCCGGCCGGCGAGCCTCAGGCCCTCTACGGGCTGCTGGTCGCCGCCGTGGTGCTGGCCGGCCTGTTCGCCGTCGGCGCCGCCTGGTGGCTGGCCCGCACGACGACCCGGCCGCTGGCCGAACTCGCCGGTGCGGCCGATCGGGCGGCGGGTGGTGACCTGGCGGCCCGGGTGCCGGTGCGCGGCCGCGACGAGGTCGGGCGGCTGGCGGTCGCGTTCAACCGGATGACCCGGGAGACCCAGGCCTACGTGCGGGCGCTGACGACGAGCCGCGACCAACTCCGCGGCCACCTGGCGGTGCTCGGCGACACCCTGTCCAGCACCCACGACCTCCAGCGGATCCTCCAGGTGATCCTGGAGACGGCGCGGGCGGCGACCGGTGCCAGCGGCGGCGTGGTGCTGCTGCTCGACCCGGCGACCGGCACGTTGGTCGGCCAGTGCGGGCTCGCGGTCGACGTCGCCGGCCGGCGGGTGCCGGTCGGCGAGGGCCTGCTCGGCTGGGTGGCCGCGACCGGGCTGCCGCGGCGGGGCCGGGTCGACCGGGACGGGCCGTCGCTTTCGCCGTTCGAGCCGCGGTGCCGCACCTATGTCGCTGTGCCGTTCAACGTCGCCGGCCCGGTCACCGACCCGGTGCCGGTGCCCGGCGTGCAGCCGGCCGAACCGCCGACCGCGTCGGGTGTGCTGGCGCTCTACGACCGGCTGGGCTCCGACGAGTTCGACGATGCCGACCTGATCACCTTGCGTACGTTCGCCGGGCAGGCCGCGGTGGCCGTCGACAACGTACGCGTGCATCAGGAGGCGCAGCGGCTCTCGTTGACCGATCCGTTGACGGGGCTGTGGAACTACCGCTACCTGCGCGAGTCGATCCGGCGCGAGGTCGAGCGGGCCAGCCGCTTCGGCCGGATGCTCGCCGTGCTCGCCCTCGACCTCGACCGGTTCAAAGAGGTCAACGACACCTACGGGCACGCAGCCGGCGACGCCGTGCTGCTCGAGTTCGCCGGCCGGATCCGCGGCGTGGTGCGCGAGGTCGACCTGGCCTTCCGCCAAGGCGGCGAGGAGTTCGTGGTGCTGTTGCCGGAGACCGACGCCGACGGTGCCGCGACGGTCGCGCAACGGCTCGGCGCCGCCGTCCGCGACGAGCCCATCGAGGTCGAGGGCACCGGCGGCATCGAGGTGACCGTCTCCATTGGAATCGCGGTGTTCCCGAGCCACGCGACCACCGTGCAGGCGGTGCTGGACGCCGCCGACGACGCGCTCTACGCCGCGAAGGCGGCCGGTCGTGACGGCTACCGGACGGCGCCGGGCGAGCGACCGACGATGGCCGAGATCAAGGTGACCTCCGGCGCGGTGCCGCCCGACGGCAACCTGCCCCGGGCCGGCGGCACGGGCCCGATACGACCTGCTGGCGGCGCGTCAAGCGGGACGCAGCCACCGCGACAGACGAGGGGCGGATAG
- a CDS encoding glycoside hydrolase family 15 protein, with the protein MDRFERMMTATVAGLALVIGPAVPALGADTAAPGGPGVDEQFLPADKSGFATSTTTASTVWLTVQKEGGLGEIYYPDLSTPSARTLDFIVADRHGHATRAADAAVRTVQTDPRSLSYRQVFTDRRGGWSLTADYTTDPARASVLVDLRFTASRAYELYSVYDPALSNSRGDDTGRTTGRALVASDGTSASAFAARPAFTATSNGFRGSSDGWTDLLADGRLDGRYASAGAGNLVQTAATGLTGARGRQHGTLAIGFGRTAGAALTTVNASLASGYARTAAGYAHGWHNYLGKLKPAPASLSGRDQRTLYDVSVMVLAASEDKTHRGAYVASPSMPWIWGKDDPSGPYHLVWSRDLYQIATALIAAGDVAGADRSLTYLFDVQQKADGSFPQNSRVDGTPVWTGLQLDEVALPIVLAHQLGRTDADTWGHVKRAADFLLGFEQDGNQAPWSPQDRWENQSGYSPATIAAEIAGLVCAADLARANGDATSAERYLATADDWQARVKAWTVTTTGPYSADPYFLRLTKDGNPDAATAYTIGDSGPADVDQRRVVDPSFLDLVRLGVLPADDPAVVNTLGVIDTQLGVPTARGRYYHRASFDGYGEKVDGGQWEFGLPDGSRITRGRAWPLLNGERGEYQIAAGQLGNARRQISTMANATGPGAMLPEQVWDDQPPAGTKGFAPGTPTFSATPLAWTHAQFVRLAQNVAAGRVLEQPTIVADRYGSAAQTSRR; encoded by the coding sequence ATGGATCGGTTCGAGCGCATGATGACGGCGACCGTCGCGGGCCTCGCGCTGGTCATCGGTCCGGCGGTGCCGGCGCTGGGCGCCGATACCGCGGCGCCCGGCGGCCCGGGCGTCGACGAGCAGTTCCTGCCGGCCGACAAGTCCGGCTTCGCGACCTCGACCACGACGGCCAGCACGGTGTGGCTGACCGTGCAGAAGGAGGGCGGTCTGGGCGAGATTTACTATCCGGACCTCAGCACTCCGAGCGCGCGGACCCTCGACTTCATCGTCGCCGACCGGCACGGCCACGCGACCCGGGCCGCCGACGCTGCGGTGCGCACGGTCCAGACCGACCCGCGCAGCCTCTCCTACCGGCAGGTGTTCACCGACCGGCGCGGCGGCTGGTCGCTGACCGCCGACTACACGACCGACCCCGCGCGGGCCAGCGTCCTGGTCGATCTGCGGTTCACCGCCTCGCGCGCCTACGAGCTCTACTCCGTCTACGACCCGGCGCTGTCCAACAGTCGCGGCGACGACACGGGCCGCACCACTGGCCGGGCCCTGGTCGCGAGCGACGGCACCAGCGCGAGCGCGTTCGCGGCCCGACCGGCCTTCACGGCCACGTCCAACGGCTTCCGGGGCTCCAGCGATGGCTGGACCGATCTGCTCGCCGATGGCCGGCTCGACGGCCGCTATGCCTCGGCCGGCGCCGGCAACCTTGTGCAGACCGCGGCGACCGGGCTCACCGGGGCGCGCGGACGGCAGCACGGCACCCTGGCGATCGGCTTCGGCCGCACCGCCGGCGCCGCGCTGACCACCGTGAACGCCTCGCTGGCCAGCGGATACGCCCGCACCGCGGCCGGGTACGCGCACGGCTGGCACAACTACCTCGGCAAGCTGAAGCCCGCACCCGCCTCGCTGTCCGGTCGCGATCAGCGGACCCTCTACGACGTCTCGGTCATGGTGCTCGCCGCCAGCGAGGACAAGACCCACCGCGGCGCCTACGTCGCCTCGCCGTCGATGCCGTGGATCTGGGGAAAGGACGACCCGTCCGGTCCCTACCACCTGGTGTGGTCGCGTGACCTCTATCAGATCGCCACGGCGTTGATCGCCGCCGGCGACGTGGCCGGCGCCGACCGGTCCCTGACCTACCTCTTCGACGTGCAGCAAAAGGCCGACGGTTCGTTCCCGCAGAACTCGCGGGTCGACGGCACGCCGGTGTGGACCGGCCTGCAACTCGACGAGGTCGCCCTGCCCATCGTGCTGGCACACCAGCTGGGCCGCACCGACGCCGACACCTGGGGCCACGTCAAGCGGGCGGCCGACTTCCTGCTCGGGTTCGAGCAGGACGGCAACCAGGCGCCGTGGTCACCGCAGGACCGCTGGGAGAACCAGTCCGGTTATTCGCCCGCGACGATCGCCGCCGAGATCGCCGGCCTCGTCTGCGCGGCCGACCTCGCCCGCGCCAACGGTGACGCCACCTCGGCCGAGCGCTACCTGGCCACGGCCGACGACTGGCAGGCCCGGGTCAAGGCTTGGACGGTGACCACGACCGGTCCCTACTCCGCCGACCCTTACTTCCTGCGGCTGACCAAGGACGGCAACCCGGACGCGGCCACGGCCTACACCATCGGCGACAGCGGCCCGGCCGACGTCGACCAGCGCCGCGTGGTCGATCCCAGCTTCCTGGACCTCGTGCGGCTGGGCGTGCTGCCGGCCGACGACCCGGCAGTGGTGAACACCCTCGGCGTGATCGACACCCAGTTGGGCGTGCCGACGGCCCGGGGCCGCTACTACCACCGCGCCTCGTTCGACGGCTACGGCGAGAAGGTGGACGGCGGCCAGTGGGAGTTCGGCCTGCCCGACGGCTCGCGGATCACCCGTGGCCGGGCCTGGCCGCTGCTCAACGGCGAGCGCGGCGAGTATCAGATCGCCGCCGGTCAGCTCGGCAACGCCCGGCGCCAGATCAGCACGATGGCCAACGCGACCGGTCCCGGCGCGATGCTGCCCGAGCAGGTCTGGGACGACCAGCCACCGGCCGGCACCAAGGGTTTCGCGCCGGGCACGCCGACGTTCTCGGCCACCCCGCTGGCCTGGACACACGCCCAGTTCGTGCGGCTGGCCCAAAACGTAGCGGCCGGCCGCGTGCTCGAACAGCCGACGATCGTGGCCGACCGCTACGGCAGCGCCGCACAAACCTCGCGCAGATAG
- a CDS encoding UTP--glucose-1-phosphate uridylyltransferase: MSDVPATPRPPSNSTEPRQRAVKAVIPAAGLATRFLPATKAVPKELLPVVDRPVLQYIVEEAAAAGITDILLVTGRGKTSMVDHFDRQPYLESRLEEKGDVERLAAVRKPAELAEIYTCRQGEPLGLGHAVGMGDSHVGDAPFAVLLGDEFVDESEPLLPAMIDLQQQTGGIVLAFLEVPREEVKRYGIASVAEAEPGLVPGAEVVKVTGLVEKPSPEEAPSNLAVLGRYVLPGKIFETIRQTKPGSGGEIQLTDAMQTLLDEGTPVHGIIYRGTRYDTGMPLGYLQAVVQIACQRDDLGPAFRSWLEEFVRAGGVGS; this comes from the coding sequence ATGTCGGACGTGCCAGCGACCCCGCGACCGCCCTCCAACTCGACCGAGCCGCGGCAGCGGGCGGTGAAGGCGGTCATTCCGGCCGCCGGTCTCGCCACCCGCTTCCTGCCGGCCACCAAAGCGGTCCCCAAGGAACTCCTGCCGGTCGTCGACCGGCCGGTCCTGCAATACATCGTGGAAGAGGCGGCGGCCGCCGGCATCACCGACATCCTGTTGGTCACCGGCCGGGGCAAGACCTCGATGGTCGACCACTTCGACCGGCAGCCCTATCTGGAGAGCCGGCTCGAGGAGAAGGGCGACGTCGAGCGCCTCGCCGCCGTGCGCAAGCCCGCCGAGCTCGCCGAGATCTACACGTGCCGGCAGGGCGAGCCGCTCGGCCTCGGTCACGCGGTCGGCATGGGCGACTCACACGTCGGCGACGCGCCGTTCGCGGTGCTGCTCGGTGACGAGTTCGTCGACGAGTCCGAGCCGCTGCTGCCGGCGATGATCGACCTACAGCAGCAGACCGGCGGCATCGTGCTGGCCTTCCTCGAGGTGCCCCGGGAGGAGGTCAAGCGCTACGGCATCGCGTCGGTGGCGGAGGCCGAGCCGGGTCTGGTGCCCGGCGCCGAGGTGGTCAAGGTGACCGGCCTGGTGGAGAAGCCGTCGCCGGAAGAGGCGCCGAGCAACCTCGCCGTGCTGGGCCGCTACGTGCTGCCCGGGAAGATCTTCGAGACGATCCGGCAGACCAAACCCGGCAGCGGCGGCGAGATCCAGCTCACCGACGCGATGCAGACGTTGCTCGACGAGGGCACGCCGGTGCACGGCATCATCTACCGCGGCACCCGCTACGACACCGGGATGCCGCTGGGCTACCTGCAGGCGGTCGTGCAGATCGCCTGCCAGCGCGACGACCTGGGCCCGGCCTTCCGTTCCTGGCTCGAAGAGTTCGTCCGAGCGGGAGGAGTCGGCTCATGA
- a CDS encoding Fur family transcriptional regulator: MSETAEERGAVLLRSRGMRVTRPRIAVLEVLAGGGHLEVDEIATAVRARLESVSTQAVYDVLGALSRAGLARRIEPAGSPARFEARAGDNHHHVVCRACGAIADVDCATGSAPCLDPVGAGGFVVDEAEVTFWGLCPDCQQRKASDD, from the coding sequence ATGTCCGAGACGGCGGAGGAACGGGGCGCGGTGCTGCTGCGGTCCCGCGGCATGCGGGTGACCCGCCCGCGGATCGCCGTGCTCGAAGTGCTGGCCGGCGGCGGCCACCTCGAGGTCGACGAGATCGCGACGGCCGTCCGCGCCCGCCTCGAATCCGTTTCCACCCAGGCGGTGTACGACGTGCTCGGCGCGCTGTCCCGGGCCGGCCTCGCCCGGCGGATCGAGCCGGCCGGCAGCCCCGCGCGGTTCGAGGCGCGGGCCGGCGACAACCACCACCACGTGGTCTGCCGGGCCTGCGGCGCGATCGCCGACGTCGACTGCGCCACCGGTTCGGCGCCCTGCCTCGACCCGGTCGGCGCGGGCGGGTTCGTGGTCGACGAGGCGGAAGTGACCTTCTGGGGTCTGTGCCCCGACTGCCAGCAGCGCAAAGCCAGCGACGACTGA
- a CDS encoding 5-formyltetrahydrofolate cyclo-ligase produces MRAEVLARRQALPASALADAAARVTAAVADLVRTSTPRLVCGYVPMGSEPGGADLPAALRAALAEEAEVLLPVLRPDNDLDWAAYDGMLVPARRGLREPPGERLERAAITGADLIVAPAVAVDRRGMRLGRGGGSYDRALARVRDGVPIVALLHDGELVDRVPDAAHDQRVTGVITPAGGLRWL; encoded by the coding sequence ATGCGGGCGGAAGTGCTCGCCCGCCGCCAAGCGCTGCCCGCTTCCGCCCTCGCGGATGCCGCCGCGCGGGTGACGGCGGCGGTCGCCGACCTCGTCCGGACGAGCACCCCAAGACTGGTCTGCGGGTACGTGCCGATGGGCAGCGAACCTGGCGGAGCCGACCTGCCGGCGGCGCTGCGGGCCGCGTTGGCCGAAGAGGCCGAGGTGTTGCTGCCGGTGTTGCGCCCGGACAACGACCTGGACTGGGCCGCGTACGACGGGATGCTGGTCCCGGCTCGCCGGGGGCTGCGGGAGCCGCCCGGGGAACGGCTCGAACGCGCGGCGATCACCGGGGCCGACCTGATCGTGGCGCCGGCAGTCGCGGTCGACCGGCGCGGGATGCGGCTCGGGCGGGGTGGCGGTTCCTACGACCGGGCGCTGGCGAGGGTGCGCGACGGCGTGCCGATCGTGGCGCTGCTGCACGACGGTGAGCTGGTCGACCGGGTGCCGGACGCGGCACACGACCAGCGGGTGACCGGGGTGATCACCCCGGCCGGGGGACTGCGCTGGCTTTAG
- a CDS encoding translation initiation factor 2, translated as MTYDDPNLDPWRRPGPGAEPVPGRPGQPPAVPPTGYSGPPSTDPPPAGWRPPTYVQPPPPRQLAPQDLDKVEAQEKDARTLTYGVALVAAAVMVVLSCLLCSRVLF; from the coding sequence GTGACGTACGACGACCCGAACCTCGACCCGTGGCGGCGACCCGGCCCCGGCGCCGAGCCTGTCCCGGGTCGCCCTGGACAGCCGCCGGCCGTACCCCCGACTGGTTATTCGGGGCCGCCATCGACGGACCCGCCGCCGGCGGGGTGGCGGCCGCCCACCTATGTGCAGCCGCCACCACCCCGGCAACTCGCGCCGCAGGATCTCGACAAGGTCGAGGCGCAGGAGAAGGACGCCCGCACCCTCACCTATGGCGTCGCGCTGGTCGCCGCCGCGGTGATGGTCGTGCTGAGCTGCCTGCTCTGCTCCAGGGTGCTGTTCTAG
- a CDS encoding oxygenase MpaB family protein, with the protein MADLGLFGPGTVSWRVHAEPILFVGGLRSLFLQALHPRAMAGVAQNSHYKDDPWGRLMRTTIYVATAVYGTTEEAVEAGRRLRAIHARMRARDPFTGEEFRIDEPELLRWVHVTEIESFITTARRAGVPLTDAEVDTYYWEQRRVAALAGLDPSTVPASAAEVTDYYASMQPALKVTRDAAEALVFLTAPPMPVSWKLNPAARLGLELGGPRLAYLGVASTALGLLPTWARRLYGGLGLPIEGFTAGLSARAIRAALGALPRRYTEGPIYQGAMARAAALTTQT; encoded by the coding sequence ATGGCGGATCTGGGGCTTTTCGGACCGGGCACGGTGAGCTGGCGGGTGCATGCCGAGCCGATCCTCTTCGTCGGCGGTCTCCGTTCCCTCTTTCTCCAGGCGCTGCATCCCCGGGCGATGGCCGGGGTGGCGCAGAACTCGCACTACAAAGACGACCCGTGGGGCCGGCTGATGCGCACGACGATCTACGTCGCGACGGCGGTCTACGGCACCACCGAGGAGGCCGTCGAGGCCGGCCGCCGGCTGCGCGCCATCCACGCCCGGATGCGCGCCCGCGACCCGTTCACCGGCGAGGAGTTCCGGATCGACGAACCGGAACTGTTGCGCTGGGTGCACGTGACCGAGATCGAGTCGTTCATCACCACCGCCCGGCGGGCCGGGGTGCCGCTGACCGACGCCGAGGTCGACACCTACTACTGGGAGCAGCGCCGGGTCGCCGCGCTGGCCGGCCTCGACCCGTCGACCGTCCCGGCTTCCGCGGCCGAGGTCACCGACTACTACGCGTCGATGCAGCCCGCGCTGAAGGTCACCCGCGACGCCGCCGAGGCACTGGTCTTCCTGACCGCGCCGCCGATGCCGGTCTCGTGGAAGCTCAACCCGGCCGCGAGACTCGGCCTCGAGCTCGGCGGTCCGCGACTGGCCTACCTGGGTGTCGCCTCCACCGCGCTCGGCCTGCTCCCGACCTGGGCGCGGCGCCTCTACGGCGGGCTCGGCTTGCCGATCGAGGGCTTTACCGCCGGCCTTTCGGCCCGGGCGATCCGGGCGGCGCTGGGTGCCTTGCCCCGCCGCTACACCGAGGGCCCGATCTACCAGGGCGCGATGGCGCGGGCCGCCGCACTCACCACTCAGACGTAG
- the glp gene encoding gephyrin-like molybdotransferase Glp produces MTQTADAAEVAARELTPLADYLGSALRRLRALPPLDLELTQAYGNVLAQDVLAPHAFPSFDLAAIDGYAARWEDVCTAGRGAPVRLNVIGDLSASSWRPVRLTPSTCFSVAAGAPLPGGADVVVPINWTDQGMAAVEIFQPPKRGSGLRRAGDELAAGSVLARAGSTISPALVAAFAATGIGHVVVRSSPRVVIIATGDELVEVGRGSQPGQVVDANSHALTAAAAEVGALAYRVGICDDDPEGLRALLEDQTLRADLIITTGGTGTGPGDMVRRILSRRDQGRAGPVAFTEVALYPGTTLGFGTVGAEEVPVVCLPGDPGAALIGFEVLARPAIQLLAGAEPVFRPSVRAHLLDTVTSPAGLREFRPAHVAERRGGGYTVQPLHGGPYTLSGLMEANGLVVLGERVTAAAAGSTVDVLLLDRRK; encoded by the coding sequence ATGACGCAGACAGCCGACGCGGCGGAGGTCGCCGCCCGAGAGCTGACCCCGCTGGCCGACTATCTGGGCAGCGCGCTGCGGCGGCTGCGCGCCCTGCCACCCCTCGACCTGGAGCTGACCCAGGCCTACGGCAACGTGCTGGCGCAAGACGTGCTCGCGCCGCACGCCTTTCCGTCGTTCGACCTGGCGGCGATCGACGGCTACGCGGCCCGCTGGGAAGACGTGTGCACCGCGGGCCGCGGCGCACCGGTGCGGCTCAACGTCATCGGCGACCTGTCGGCGTCGAGTTGGCGCCCGGTCCGGCTGACCCCGTCGACCTGCTTCTCGGTCGCGGCCGGCGCGCCACTGCCCGGTGGCGCCGATGTCGTCGTCCCGATCAACTGGACCGACCAGGGCATGGCCGCGGTCGAGATCTTCCAGCCGCCGAAGCGCGGCTCGGGCCTGCGCCGCGCCGGCGACGAGTTGGCCGCCGGCTCGGTCCTCGCCCGGGCCGGCTCGACGATCAGCCCGGCCCTGGTCGCGGCGTTCGCCGCCACCGGCATCGGGCACGTGGTCGTCCGCTCCAGCCCGCGGGTGGTCATCATCGCCACCGGCGACGAGTTGGTCGAGGTCGGCCGGGGCAGCCAGCCCGGCCAGGTGGTCGACGCCAACTCACACGCGCTGACCGCGGCGGCGGCCGAGGTCGGCGCGCTGGCCTACCGGGTCGGCATCTGCGACGACGACCCGGAAGGGCTGCGCGCGCTGCTCGAAGACCAGACGCTGCGGGCCGACCTGATCATCACGACCGGCGGCACCGGCACCGGTCCGGGCGACATGGTGCGGCGCATCCTGTCCCGCCGCGATCAAGGACGCGCCGGACCCGTGGCCTTCACCGAGGTCGCCCTTTACCCTGGCACCACGCTCGGATTCGGCACGGTCGGCGCGGAGGAGGTGCCCGTGGTCTGCCTACCCGGTGACCCTGGCGCGGCGCTGATCGGCTTCGAGGTGCTGGCCCGCCCGGCGATCCAACTGCTCGCCGGCGCCGAGCCGGTGTTCCGCCCGAGCGTGCGCGCCCACCTGCTCGACACCGTCACCTCGCCGGCCGGCCTGCGCGAGTTCCGCCCGGCCCACGTCGCCGAGCGGCGTGGCGGTGGCTACACGGTGCAGCCGCTGCACGGCGGCCCCTACACCCTGTCTGGCCTGATGGAGGCCAACGGCCTGGTCGTGCTCGGCGAGCGGGTGACCGCCGCGGCCGCTGGCTCCACAGTAGATGTGCTGTTGTTGGACCGACGAAAGTGA
- a CDS encoding GNAT family N-acetyltransferase, translating into MPFGAAPGWPVVLRDGPVTLRPYRRSDAAAWSEVRRSNRAWLAPWEPSAPGDWNELNSVAAYRFVQRDQRKSARRGESMPFAVCLDDRFVGHINLGNVVRRAFCSAYVGYWVDGRAAGRGVIPTALALVVDHAFRHGGLHRIEVNIRPENKPSRRVVEKLGFREEAYHPRYMHIDGAWRDHIGYAMTSEEVAAEGGLLARWHRLRANAS; encoded by the coding sequence ATGCCGTTCGGCGCCGCACCCGGTTGGCCCGTCGTCCTGCGCGACGGGCCGGTCACGCTGCGCCCCTACCGCCGCTCCGACGCGGCAGCGTGGTCGGAGGTGCGGCGCTCCAACCGGGCCTGGCTGGCGCCGTGGGAACCGTCGGCGCCAGGCGACTGGAACGAGCTCAACTCGGTGGCCGCCTACCGGTTCGTCCAACGTGACCAGCGCAAATCCGCCCGCCGGGGCGAGAGCATGCCGTTCGCCGTATGCCTCGACGACCGTTTCGTGGGGCACATCAACCTCGGCAACGTCGTACGCCGGGCGTTCTGTTCGGCTTATGTGGGTTATTGGGTCGACGGGCGTGCCGCGGGCCGGGGCGTCATCCCGACCGCGCTGGCCTTGGTGGTCGACCATGCGTTCCGCCACGGGGGTCTGCACCGCATCGAGGTCAACATCCGGCCGGAAAACAAACCCTCCCGGCGCGTGGTGGAGAAGCTCGGTTTCCGCGAAGAGGCCTACCATCCCCGTTACATGCACATTGACGGCGCCTGGCGTGACCACATCGGATACGCGATGACCAGCGAGGAAGTCGCGGCCGAAGGCGGCCTGCTGGCCCGTTGGCACCGACTGCGGGCGAACGCATCCTGA